The Budorcas taxicolor isolate Tak-1 chromosome 2, Takin1.1, whole genome shotgun sequence nucleotide sequence ATGGAAGCCCTACTGGCCAGAAACTCCTTCCCTAAGGCAGGAGCCCCACACTCTCTATCAGGATCCTCAAAGGTGCTGCAGAAGTTGGGGGGCAGCTCGGCTGCAGGCGCCCACTGCTAGGGCGCCCACTGCTGGGGCGGAGAGAGCAAAGCAAAGGCCTTCCAGGCAGAACgcctgggggcagagggagcTGCCTGGGCTGGCTGCAGGGCAGTGGGAGAGGGGTGGGTGATGTGCAGAGCCAGGCACCTGGGGAAAACACCCGGGCAGGACCCAGGGCTGGGACAGCAGTGGGGAGACTGGATAACAGCCACTACGCCCCCTGACGGAGACCAGAGAGGTGAGGACAAAGAATAAGGGAGCAAGAGCGTGGATTTGTTCCTGGGTCCCGAGCAGGAAGATCACGGCCTGATGACTAAGGCAGAAAACACAGAACTGAGGGCCAGTCTGCAGTGGGAAAATCAGCTTGGTTTTTGACACCAGACTCTGTGATAAGAGAGTGGGGGGAAATTTCCAGAAAGATGAGCGCAGCTGACATCTACCAGGGGCTTAATATGAACCGAGGGTAGTGCTGAGCACACAACACTAATAGATGGACTCCACTGTTCTTCAAACCTTAAGCCTTGCTTAAGTTTTGACGAAACTGAGACTAGGAAACAAGAAATGAATGTCCTGTGTTGCTCAGCTGACAGATGAAGTCAGGAGGCCAGGACTGAACCCAAGGAGTGTGGCCAATCTCCCCCAGACACCCAGATGGGGACCCCGTAGCAGACAGGCAACCTGGGATCCTGGGCTGGACCCTGTTCTGGAGGAAAACTACAGAACTGGGGCATAAAAGGTAGAGGAAAGGATAATCTGATTAACTTTGAGAACTCAAGAACTCTGCGCTATTCGTGTAACCAcaagcttttaaaaaagttaagtaGTACCAAATAATCAAGTATGATGTATGCCTGCTACagttcagagaaacagaacaataCACAGAACAAGACAAGAGGGAATATAACAACGTGATAAAGAGCAAAACCAGAAAACCTGCGTACAAAGTGAAACTTCTTAAAGGACCAATGGACCTTGGACAACTAAATCCCAAAACTTAAGGAAGTGACGATTAGTGGGTGTGGATGGGAGCAGCAGAGGAAGCCTGGGGTGGACAATGGAGCTCCTTTATGAAAGCTGTTCCCAGGAGCTGCCTGCCACGGACCGGTTTGGGGGATGAGCAGCTAAGGATGTGGCAATCTGAAAGTCCCTGGGGCGGGGGAGACGGACACACACGACGACTGAGTCGAGGAGGCGGTTTCTGGCGCCTAGAGGTGGCCAGCGTGCAGGCTGGGGAGGGTGAAGGTGCTGAGGTTCGGAACGCGGAAGCCCGTGGGCACAGCTGCAATGGCAGACCAGGCAGAGGGCCACCTGGATGAGAAagccagagagagggggagggggagggggccccAAGCCCCGGGGTAAGAAGGCCAGCAGGTGAGGCCAGGCTCGAGTGCCAACGGGGTGCTGGTTGACCCAAAGAGATGAGATTTGAAAATCAAGAGGCCGAGTGCTCACGGGGCCTCTTTTCTTTGAGGCTGGGAGCCTGACCTCACCTTGTGATAAACCTCCAGTGGCGATGTGACCAACGTGGGGCAGAAAGAGGTGACTCCATGCGACAGGATCCTCCGGGCCACTAGGGCAACCCCCGAACCCACGTCCTCCGAGGCCTGTGAGAAGTCAACGCCAAATCCACCTGCGGCCACAGAAAAGAAGGGGTCGCCCAGGGCTCGGAGCTCCCCTTCGGGGTCTCCGCCCCGCGGGCCCGGGCCGCACCGTTGATCTGTACGTCGATGAAGCCGGGCGCCAAGATGCAGCCGCCGCAGTCCCGCTGCTCGTCAGCCACGCGCCGCTCCTCAAAGAACAGCTTCTCCGGGTCCAGGATGCGGCCCCCGCGCACCCAGAGGTCCTCCCTGCACACAGAGCGGGCAGGGGCTCGGGTCGCCGGTCCGGGGCCCGCCCGCGCCCCCCGGCCCGCACCCGCGCCCACCTGAGCAGCGCGCCACCCCTCAGGATGCGGCAGTTGGTGAACTGGATCACCGGGGCCCGCGCCGCGACCTGCCCGCCGCGCATCCTGAGCCCAGCCGAGCGGGAGGCGCCGGGTTCCGGCCTGGCCCACGTGACCCTCAGCTGACGGAGGCGCAGCCACGTGACCAGCTCTCCCACGTGACCGGTGCGGCCCGCAGTGACGTGGCGGCAGCTTCGGCACCGCCCTCGGCCCCTCCCTCCCAGCGCCCCGTCTCCGCGCCGGGGCCCGGACAGCGACCCACACACAGGCATCCGGTCACATCTGAGAACTTTATTGGACACGCAGCGGCACCAGGGCCCACGGGCCCGGCACACTGGCCCGCAGCCCGGGGCAACCAGGGCTGCAGGAGGTGGTTCCATCCAACGGGTCTCAGGGTAAACGGTAACCGCACAACGCAACAACAGTCTACCTAAGGTTACTATAGAGTTGGGAGACGGAGAGCTGCTCCACAGACGTATGAACAGGTCAAATCTTTATAAATAAACATCCAGTGAAGAGAAAATGACAACTCTAATTCATCCTTATACACAGAGCACTCTGGGGCAGATGGGCGGGGACGGCCGGAGGCCGGCGTCCTCACTGGTCAGGGCCGGGGTGGGGACTGGTGGGCCCAGATGTCCACAGcacggggcggggcgggcagggGCGAGGCTGGGGCAACAGACGGTGTGCACTAGGACACTGCGCATTTACAAGACCGACTACTGGCGGGCAGCTGCCCCGTGCATGTGTCAGGCTGTTCGCTGTGGAATGAGGGGGTGGTCTTGACATCAATCGTATTCTGTGGCTGGCGGCCGGCAGGGCTACTTTGTGGAGAGGATGAGGGCGACGATGAGACCGTAGAGGCCGAGCACCTCAGCAAAGATGAGGATGAGGATCATGCCCACGAAGAGCCGCGGCTGCTGGGCAGTGCCACGCACGCCCGCGTCCCCGACGATGCCGATGGCGAAGCCTGCCGCCAGCCCGCTCAGGCCCACACTCAGGCCCGCACCCAGCTGAAGGAAACTCCTGGGGAAGAGAGGACACAGGAGGCATGTTGGTCCACCACCGGGAGGCAGCCAGGCCCAAGgcgccccgcgccgcccccccaccccgcccacggCTTCCACCCAGGCAGGCAGCGGGGAGAACCGGCCGGCCCTCACCTGTAGAGACTGATGCCATCATTCAGGGAGTTGGCGATGAGGACTGCCACCACCAGGCCGTAGATGGCAATGATCCCAGCCATGACCACCGGGATGATGGACTTCATGATCATCTCTGGCCGCATGACAGACATGGCTGCGATGCCCGTGCCGCTCTTGGCTGTCCCGTAGGCGGCGCCCAGGGCTGGCGGGAGAAAGTGAGGTGAGCCCAGAGGGCCTGGGGCCAGGACCAGGCAGGCAGCTTTTGGTGTACTCCAGGGCCAACGCAAATGCTCACCCCGAGGGCGAGAGAGCGGGAGGCAGCCTCTGGAAAGACCGGCCATAGGCCAGCACTTGGGGTCTCCTGTGCCCCTCCCCCGGAGGCCCTCCTGGCTGGCTGGCCTACCTGGGCTCTTTCACTCCTGTGGAACCCCAACCCAGGCGCACCAGCACTCACCAGGCCCACTACACAGACCCCACGCTTCCACAGAGCCTCAGACCCCCAAAGAGGCGCTGGGACAGGCTGCCCTGTCACGCCAGCAAACAGGTAGCTGGTCCCCAGC carries:
- the ATP6V0C gene encoding V-type proton ATPase 16 kDa proteolipid subunit c; the encoded protein is MSEAKSGPEYASFFAVMGASAAMVFSALGAAYGTAKSGTGIAAMSVMRPEMIMKSIIPVVMAGIIAIYGLVVAVLIANSLNDGISLYRSFLQLGAGLSVGLSGLAAGFAIGIVGDAGVRGTAQQPRLFVGMILILIFAEVLGLYGLIVALILSTK